A genome region from Strongyloides ratti genome assembly S_ratti_ED321, scaffold srae_chrx_scaffold0000004 includes the following:
- a CDS encoding Guanylate cyclase: MIYFYLVFFIPNIYIKCLEIVKSSTEQPSFNTTIKNSAENKIIESSTSYINKILTKNVISKKNNTNIVKIGYIGSSNAMPGAEAILKMCRNELLNDKILDHNFDIQFVYSHSNCKNYEGVGVAVEMYHRQNVKFFIGPFCNLEMEAVSKMSAYWNIPVVGYMTTSNIFSNKNIYKTLARVLIKTNNNLAIAVSVVLKYKKWRKVILVIGSDPTSYERLIPFEKYFQRENITILKKITLDENLNSNEILKSGILNEIKTSGRIIICIFSKTSKTSHRFMDAVSQANLKTNEFVYIFPWLQKEVKESLPWIGVNGETDQTVKDLFKNTIIVDDIYSFNNTLMLHFKEKMLKNNIDINDLNLDNIFGYINLYDSLKLYVLVVKKLLQQHNGNFSVINNGSLIWNKMRRFKFSGFISTTGMASELLIMDDLAERMSSYAAFFVSHKKNKIIKVFEMEPILNENCDGLKLESGCFKMKLFDVVTNFWPSNDGKLPSDEPECGFRNEKCNYTIYIVIGIVGILLIAILISIFLILKILEKKALEKTPWRVWRDDMRLISEDEMKSILSMESSMTRMSNMSKFIKYHAILGTNTHASYHLYPQKNFIQFSREDIILLTEMKQLVHDNINPFIGISFNEKNEMLVLWKFCSRGTIQDIIYNENVTLDSKFHAAFIRDITNGLEYLHLSSIGYHGSLTPWCCLIDRNWAVKLTDYGIANPIEKWIRKKLIDPEKVRLDNDKSAATQKTNVLYCAPEVLKTSEENKKRRIDQSWIKQSQAKRQAGDIYAFGILMYEILFRKLPFNDEVDILELVDLLKNDHSSVRPIIHDYNSIHSDIAALLLDCWHLNPEIRPTIRRVKLNTENYLKVRGSLVDQMMRVMEQYANNLEKLVHERTGMLEEANIRADNLLSQLLPKYVANELKMGRTVPPKMFKEATVMFTDIVEFTKLCSNSTPLEVVNFLNSVYSGFDDIIKKYDAYKVETIGDAYMVVSGIPEENGNRHLANLADIALDIVFSLQTYVIPHRKDDKLKVRLGIHCGQIASGVVGLTAPRYCLFGDTVNTASRMESTGIGNQIQVTETYKETLLLHYPEFDFSLRGLTEVKGKGKIITYWLIGKNSDEIASKINNVP; encoded by the exons atgaTCTATTTTTaccttgttttttttattccaaacatttatattaaatgcCTAGAAATTGTAAAATCATCAACTGAACAGCCCTCTTTCAACACCACTATAAAAAATAGTGCTGAAAATAAGATTATTGAATCTTCTAcatcatatataaataagatattaaccaaaaatgtaatatctaaaaaaaataatacaaatattgttaaaattggTTATATTGGATCATCGAATGCAATGCCTGGAGCTGAAGCTATTCTTAAAATGTGTCGtaatgaattattaaatgataaaattttagatcataattttgatattcaATTTGTTTATTCACATtctaattgtaaaaattatgaagGTGTAGGTGTAGCTGTTGAAATGTATCATCGtcaaaatgtaaaattttttattggaCCATTTTGTAATTTAGAAATGGAAGCTGTATCAAAAATGTCTGCATATTGGAATATTCCTGTTGTAGGATATATGACAacatcaaatattttttctaataaaaatatttataaaacattagcaagagttttaataaaaactaataataatttagcAATTGCTGTAAGtgttgtattaaaatataaaaaatggaGAAAAGTAATACTTGTTATTGGTAGTGATCCAACATCTTATGAAAGATTAATTccttttgaaaaatattttcaacgagaaaatattactattctcaaaaaaataacattagatgaaaatttaaatagtaatgaaattttaaaatcaggaatattaaatgaaattaaaacaaGTGGTCgtattattatatgtatttttagtaaaacaAGTAAAACATCTCATAGATTTATGGATGCTGTTTCTCAagcaaatttaaaaacaaatgaatttgtatatatatttccaTGGCTTCAAAAAGAAGTTAAAGAATCATTACCATGGATAGGAGTAAATGGAGAAACAGATCAAACtgtaaaagatttatttaaaaatactattattgttgatgatatttatagttttaataatacattaatgttacattttaaagaaaaaatgttaaaaaataatattgatattaatgatttaaatttg gataatatttttggttatattaatttgtatgattcattgaaattatatgttttagtagtaaaaaaattacttcaACAACATAATGGAAATTTTAGTGTAATAAATAATGGAAGTTTAATTTGGAATAAAATGAGaagatttaaattttctggTTTTATATCAACTACTGGAATGGCTTctgaattattaataatggaTGATTTGGCAGAACGAATGTCATCATATGCAGCTTTTTTTGTTtcacataaaaaaaataaaattataaaagtttttgaaaTGGAACCAATATTGAATGAAAATTGTGATGGTCTTAAATTAGAATCAGgatgttttaaaatgaaaCTATTTGATGTAGTTACAAATTTCTGGCCATCCAATGATGGTAAATTACCATCAGATGAACCTGAATGTGGATTTAGAAATGAAAAGTGTAACTACACAATTTATATAGTTATTGGTATTGTTGGAATACTTCTTATTGCTATTTTAATTagtatatttcttattttaaaaattcttgaaaaaaaagCTTTAGAAAAAACACCATGGAGAGTATGGAGAGATGATATGAGATTAATTTCAGAAGATGAAATGAAATCAATTTTATCAATGGAATCATCTATGACACGAATGTCTAACATgagtaaatttattaaatatcatGCTATTCTAGGAACAAATACACATGCatcttatcatttatatccacaaaaaaattttattcaattttcacgtgaagatattattttattaacagaaatgaaacaattagttcatgataatattaatccATTTATAGGaatatcatttaatgaaaaaaatgaaatgttAGTTCTTTGGAAATTTTGTTCACGTGGTACTATACaagatataatttataatgaaaatgttACATTAGATAGTAAATTTCATGCTGCTTTTATTCGTGATATAACTAATGGTTTagaatatttacatttatcaTCGATTGGATATCATGGTTCATTAACACCATGGTGTTGTCTTATCGATAGAAATTGGGCAGTTAAATTAACTGATTATGGTATTGCTAATCCAATAGAAAAAtggataagaaaaaaattaattgatccTGAAAAAGTTAGATTAGATAATGATAAATCAGCTGCAACTCAAAAAACAAATGTATTATATTGTGCTCCAgaagttttaaaaacaagtgaagaaaataaaaaaagaagaattgATCAATCATGGATAAAACAAAGTCAAGCTAAAAGACAAGCTGGTGATATTTATGCTTTTGGAATATTAATgtatgaaatattatttagaaaGCTTCCTTTTAATGATGAAGTAGATATATTAGAATTAGTTGATCTTCTTAAAAATGATCATAGTTCTGTTAGACCTATTATTCATGATTATAATTCAATACATTCTGATATAGCTGCATTATTATTAGATTGTTGGCATCTAAATCCTGAAATTAGACCAACAATTCGACGTGTTAAACTTAATacagaaaattatttaaaagttagaGGATCATTAGTTGATCAAATGATGAGAGTAATGGAACAATATGcaaataatttagaaaaattagtTCATGAAAGAACTGGAATGTTAGAAGAAGCTAATATTAGAGctgataatttattatcacaATTATTGCCTAAATATGTTgctaatgaattaaaaatggGAAGAACTGTTCCAccaaaaatgtttaaagaAGCAACTGTAATGTTTACTGATATTGTTGAGTTTACTAAGCTTTGTAGTAATTCAACTCCATTAGAAGttgtaaactttttaaatagtgTATATTCAGGATTTgatgatattattaaaaaatatgatgcATATAAAGTTGAAACAATTGGTGATGCATATATGGTTGTATCAGGAATACCTGAAGAAAATGGAAATAGACATTTGGCTAATCTTGCTGATATAGCACTTGATATAGTATTTTCATTACAAACTTATGTTATTCCACATCGTAAGGATGATAAACTTAAAGTTCGTTTAGGTATTCATTGTGGACAAATAGCATCTGGTGTTGTAGGTTTGACAGCACCTAGATATTGTTTATTTGGTGATACCGTCAATACAGCAAGTAGAATGGAAAGTACTGGAATAGGAAATCAAATACAAGTTACAGAAACTTACAAagaaacattattattacattatCCAGAATTTGATTTTTCATTACGTGGATTAACTGAAGTCAAGGGTAaaggaaaaattattacatattGGTTGATAGGTAAAAATAGTGATGAAATAGCTTCAAAAATCAATAACGTAccataa
- a CDS encoding Two pore domain potassium channel family and Two pore domain potassium channel domain-containing protein, protein MEVEKDQVSSDNYIDNSSNLVKLCRIIGPQLFIFIMFIVYMIVGTYIYMSIEPSMKEEGFWKIFVFVFTTLATIGYGNIAPITICGKIFTIFYTFIGIPLCLLTLANIGKLNMKCYWMVLICLGMMLEKIPRGVAKLPILPLSVLFFLTFIYGSYIVYDPNNWDVVNNIYFQMISFSTIGFGDMVPHFNGYIHSIAVVLFLMWGCILSAMIVATISEKIEKIHNLGDLVIRNDKYLVQFGDKHIKISELIDILSDEFKVPRRRVHSMIKSMDEWASRAKFSEENLTNL, encoded by the exons atggaAGTTGAAAAAGATCAAGTATCAAGTGataattatattgataattcTTCTAATTTAGTAAAG ctTTGTAGAATAATTGGTCcacaattatttatatttataatgtttattGTATATATGATTGTTggtacatatatttatatgtcaATTGAACCATCAATGAAAGAAGAAGGTTTTtggaaaatttttgtttttgtttttaCAACATTAGCAACTATTGGATATGGAAATATTGCACCAATTACAATATgtggtaaaatttttacaattttctATACATTTATTGGAATTCCTTTATGTTTGCTTACATTAGCTAATATtggaaaattaaatatgaaatGTTATTGGATGGTTTTAATTTGTTTAGGAAtg atgCTTGAAAAAATTCCAAGAGGTGTGGCAAAATTACCAATACTTCCATTGtcagtattattttttttaacatttatttatggAAGTTATATTGTTTATGATCCTAATAATTGGGATgttgtaaataatatatattttcaaatgatATCATTCAGTACAATAGGTTTTGGTGATATGGTTCCACATTTTAATGGATATATACATTCAATTGCTgttgtactttttttaatgtgGGGATGTATATTGAGTGCTATGATAGTCGCAACAATTTctgaaaaaattgaaaaa ataCATAATTTAGGTGATTTGGTTATCCGTAATGATAAATACCTTGTTCAATTTGGTgataaacatataaaaatttctgaATTAATCGATATATTATCAGATGAATTTAAAGTACCAAGAAGAAGAGTTCATTCTATGATAAAATCAATGGATGAATGGGCATCAAGAGCAAAATTTTCAGAAGAAAATCttacaaatttataa
- a CDS encoding GDP-fucose transporter 1, which translates to MSHIKSGKDNNFFIAALNITLAVSAYWITSIGLVFVNKYLLSSPELKLDAPLFITWYQCICTVGFCYFFALLRSLFPNIIKFPLMDFKISVSRKIAPLSIIFVAMITFNNLCLQYVGVSFYYVGRSLTTVFNVVCSYLILGQKTSYKALLCCGLIIFGFLLGVNQEGVSGSLSIFGVICGVLASLFVALQSIFVQKSLPEVNQSIWLLTLHNNINACILFLPLLLVSGELGRIPYFEYLWTFKFWSMMTLSGFLGFIMGYVTGWQIQVTSPLTHNISGTAKAAAQTVIGVIWYSEIKTILWWASNIIVLVGSCLYTKVKSTELRSRIENETSADKEKRSNVEESSSNSRDKRLKMEESTIISEEKSKI; encoded by the exons atgtccCATATAAAATCAGGAAAagacaataatttttttattgccgctttaaatataacattagCAGTATCTGCATATTG gATAACATCAATTGGTCTTGtgtttgtaaataaatatttattgagtAGCCCTGAATTAAAACTTGATGCACCATTATTCATAACATGGTATCAATGTATTTGTACTGTAggattttgttatttttttgcaTTATTACGATCATTATTTccaaatattatcaaatttcCATTGAtggattttaaaataagtgtATCAAGAAAAATAGCAcctttatcaataatatttgtcGCAATGattacatttaataatttatgtcTTCAATATGTTGGTGTTTCATTCTACTATGTTGGAAGATCATTAACAACTGTATTTAATGTAGTATGTAGTTATCTTATATTAGGGCAAAAAACATCATACAAAGCTTTATTATGTTGTggattaataatatttggtTTTCTTCTTGGTGTTAATCAAGAAGGTGTCAGTGGatcattatcaatatttgGTGTTATATGCGGAGTATTAGCATCATTATTTGTAGCACTTCAATCAATTTTTGTTCAAAAAAGTTTACCTGAAGTTAATCAGTCTATTTGGTTATTAACattacataataatattaatgcatgtatattatttttacccTTATTACTTGTATCTGGAGAACTTGGTAGAATTCCATATTTTGAATATCTATggacatttaaattttggtCAATGATGACATTATCTGGATTTTTAGGTTTTATTATGGGTTATGTTACAGGATGGCAAATACAAGTAACATCACCACTTACACATAATATATCTGGAACTGCAAAAGCTGCTGCACAAACAGTTATTGGAGTTATATGGTATTctgaaataaaaacaatattatggTGGGCAAgtaatataattgttttagtAGGATCATGTTTATATACAAAAGTTAAATCAact gaatTACGTAGTCGAATAGAAAATGAAACATCTGcagataaagaaaaaagatcAAATGTAGAAGAATCTTCATCAAATTCTAGagataaaagattaaaaatggAAGAATCTACTATAATATCTGaagaaaaaagtaaaatataa
- a CDS encoding Phosphoserine phosphatase — protein MTLFSHILTTNKSYPFIYKHLYLLYHKTILNMVFEKSNTNGSIIIEKKLKNIKLTSFEEDSFKEDTKKIWRNVDAVCFDVDSTVCQDEAIDEFAKYLGCGEKVSNCTKNAMSGSMTFREALKIRLDIMKPTKEQFMRYVDNYEPLLTKDIINLIKALQIKGAKVYLVSGGFRKIIIPVAKLLGINETNIYANEIIFDDKGNYIGFDKNEYTSDSGNENVGKAGVCKMLKKKYGYKNLVMIGDGATDAEACPPADAFIGFGGNVIREPVVKLANWYVYDFKTLIDELKKE, from the exons atgaCATTATTTTCACATATTCTTACAACGAATAAATCTTATCCATTTATATACAAACATTTATA tttactttatcataaaacaattttaaatatggtTTTTGAAAAATCTAATACCAATGGATCtattataattgaaaaaaagttaaaaaatataaaattaacttcATTTGAAGAGGATTCATTTAAAGAGGACACCAAAAAGATATGGCGTAATGTGGATGCTGTTTGTTTTGATGTTGATTCAACTGTTTGCCag gATGAAGCTATTGATGAGTTTGCTAAATATCTTGGATGTGGTGAAAAAGTTTCAAATTGTACAAAAAATGCAATGAGTGGATCAATGACATTTAGAGAAGCATTAAAAATACGATTAGATATTATGAAACCAACAAAAGAACAATTTATGAGATATGTAGATAATTATGAACCattattaacaaaagatattataaatttaataaaagcaTTACAAATAAAAGGAGCTAAAGTTTATCTAGTTTCAGGTggttttagaaaaattattataccTGTTGCTAAATTATTAGGTATTAatgaaacaaatatttatgctaatgaaataatttttgatgatAAAGGAAACTATATTGGGTTTGACAAAAATGAATATACTAGTGATTCTGGAAATGAGAATGTTGGAAAAGCTGGTGTAtgtaaaatgttaaaaaaaaaatatggatataaaaatttagttatgATTGGTGATGGCGCAACTGATGCCGAGGCGTGCCCTCCAGCTGATGCTTTTATAGGTTTTGGAGGAAATGTTATACGTGAGCCAGTTGTAAAATTGGCTAACTGGTATGtatatgattttaaaacattaattgatgaattaaaaaaagaatag